The following proteins are co-located in the Silene latifolia isolate original U9 population chromosome 1, ASM4854445v1, whole genome shotgun sequence genome:
- the LOC141591966 gene encoding uncharacterized protein LOC141591966, with product MLNGGHLDINSIQFCSDSLKERLKQTMLNQELVFMGQVLELHRLYRAQTAMAEDSKRRGLDHCNSHIRGVNSSPLNLNNQVKSFMSGIQCTTPGFKQKPLDLQLSADEFICQSEKRNAVPIDLNLSLSFGEETSKKGEHRSWMGKGACAPPPEIIDLEDPNLIVSNCDVNPGVSSGFSASISSVKEKNVFQRSAIGDKHNSQSFSNSGVRHVSNGATSSRPFINVDLTVQRQTLYKSGLNGDVLASDTSIPHNKPMMLDLNTIQLDDLSDLSNANSGVFNSLARTVFSSSGRELNVNNCAQTPDILVQNNPKPGNKISIEKNKPEDNRGKIIIIDLDSDSDSGEELCSSGSDPKIESVGSSSKLANELLCGFEIGEAAKPELGLEKDPKSPCQNILVTESLDLNTICSESNIENVGSSSKLSNGLLCGFEIGGAVGPELGVEKDPKPFCHNVLVTESQSEAVERELGLEKDTKPFCQNVLVTESLDSNTLCCKSKIESGGSLSKLSSGRLYGFEMGGAVGSELDVEKDTKSFCQNGLVTESLDSNTLSSKSKIESRGSSSKPLNGLLFGLEMGGAAGPELGVEKDPKPFGQNLMVTESLDSNTLCSKSKIESGGSSSKHSNMLVCGFEMGEAGVPKLGLDEDPKPFCQNVMVTESIDSNTLYSKSKELVVDETDQKAAELLVQLSRERPVCDVGDVTKLDSKVSRVQKKEHDRPQRSLDSYEEMVLNAKECGPEDYCVSSNAFVVDVSETDSRYKLKRGTRMKDFQKDILSSLSTLSRHEIREDINIFDGVIRSREYKRMRANYADESDWCTPRKSRRSRISRR from the exons ATGCTGAATGGAGGTCATCTTGATATAAATTCTATTCAGTTCTGTTCAGATTCTTTGAAGGAAAGATTAAAGCAGACAATGCTTAATCAAGAACTTGTGTTTATGGGGCAG GTCTTAGAACTTCATCGGCTGTACAGGGCACAAACAGCGATGGCTGAGGACAGTAAGCGGAGGGGTTTAGATCATTGCAACTCCCACATAAGGGGTGTGAATTCAAGTCCTTTAAACTTGAACAATCAAGTAAAATCTTTCATG AGTGGCATTCAATGTACTACTCCTGGCTTTAAACAGAAGCCCCTTGATCTGCAGCTTTCGGCTGATGAGTTCATTTGCCAATCGGAGAAGAGAAATGCAGTTCCTATTGATTTAAACCTTTCTTTGAGTTTCGGAGAAGAAACCAGTAAAAAGGGTGAACATAGATCTTGGATGGGAAAAGGGGCATGTGCGCCTCCGCCTGAGATTATTGATCTTGAAGACCCAAATTTGATTGTTTCAAACTGTGATGTAAATCCTGGGGTTTCTTCTGGTTTTTCTGCCTCAATTTCATCTGTCAAAGAAAAGAATGTCTTCCAAAGGTCTGCAATTGGTGACAAGCACAATTCACAAAGCTTCTCAAATAGCGGGGTCAGGCATGTATCTAATGGGGCTACATCGAGCAGACCCTTTATAAATGTGGATCTAACCGTTCAGAGACAGACGTTATATAAATCAG GATTGAATGGAGACGTTTTGGCGTCTGATACATCAATTCCTCATAATAAACCCATGATGTTGGACCTTAATACAATTCAGCTCGATGATTTATCAGATTTGTCAAATGCTAATTCTGGAGTGTTCAATTCATTGGCGAGGACTGTTTTTTCAAGTTCTGGGAGAGAACTAAATGTTAATAACTGTGCGCAAACTCCTGATATTCTTGTACAGAATAATCCGAAACCTGGTAATAAGATCAGTATAGAGAAAAATAAGCCTGAAGATAATCGAGGCAAAATCATAATTATAGACCTTGATTCTGATTCTGATTCTGGTGAGGAACTTTGCAGTAGTGGGTCTGACCCGAAAATTGAAAGTGTGGGATCATCGTCAAAGCTCGCAAACGAGCTTTTATGTGGGTTTGAGATAGGTGAAGCTGCTAAGCCAGAATTAGGCTTAGAGAAGGATCCAAAATCACCCTGTCAAAATATATTGGTCACTGAAAGCCTTGATCTGAACACTATTTGTTCCGAGAGTAATATTGAGAATGTGGGATCATCGTCAAAGCTCTCGAACGGGCTTTTATGTGGGTTTGAAATCGGTGGAGCAGTTGGGCCAGAATTAGGCGTGGAGAAAGATCCAAAACCCTTCTGTCATAATGTATTGGTCACTGAAAGCCAGAGTGAAGCCGTTGAGCGAGAATTAGGCTTAGAGAAAGATACAAAACCATTCTGTCAAAATGTATTGGTCACTGAAAGTCTTGATTCGAACACTCTTTGTTGTAAGAGTAAAATTGAGAGCGGGGGATCACTGTCAAAGCTCTCGAGCGGGCGTTTGTATGGATTTGAGATGGGTGGAGCAGTTGGCTCAGAATTAGACGTGGAGAAAGATACAAAATCATTCTGTCAAAATGGATTGGTCACTGAAAGCCTTGATTCTAACACTCTTTCTTCTAAGAGTAAAATTGAGAGCCGGGGATCATCGTCAAAGCCCTTGAACGGGCTTTTATTTGGGCTTGAGATGGGTGGAGCAGCTGGGCCAGAATTAGGCGTGGAGAAAGATCCAAAACCATTCGGTCAAAATCTAATGGTCACTGAAAGCCTTGATTCCAACACTCTTTGTTCTAAAAGTAAAATTGAGAGTGGAGGATCATCGTCAAAGCACTCGAACATGCTTGTATGTGGGTTTGAGATGGGTGAAGCCGGTGTGCCAAAATTAGGCTTAGATGAGGATCCAAAACCGTTCTGTCAAAATGTAATGGTCACTGAAAGCATTGATTCGAACACTCTTTATTCTAAGAGTAAAGAACTAGTAGTGGATGAAACGGATCAGAAAGCTGCTGAGTTACTAGTGCAATTATCTCGTGAGCGACCAGTTTGCGATGTAGGTGATGTGACAAAATTAGACTCAAAGGTTTCTAGGGTGCAAAAAAAGGAACATGATCGGCCTCAGCGTTCATTGGATTCGTACGAGGAAATGGTATTGAATGCGAAAGAGTGTGGTCCTGAAGATTACTGTGTTTCCTCGAATGCATTTGTCGTGGATGTGTCTGAGACGGATAGCAGGTATAAGCTGAAAAGAGGAACCCGGATGAAGGATTTCCAGAAAGACATACTGTCCAGTTTATCCACATTATCAAGGCATGAAATCCGAGAAGACATAAACATCTTTGATGGTGTTATAAGATCGCGAGAGTACAAAAGAATGAGGGCTAATTACGCTGATGAAAGCGACTGGTGTACGCCAAGAAAGAGCAGAAGATCTAGAATTAGTAGACGATAG